A window of Rufibacter sp. LB8 contains these coding sequences:
- a CDS encoding HK97 family phage prohead protease: MKEKRILFKATESENTRASTDESGNKIIEGYASVFNQRSKLLFENGKIFYEVIERSAFDSVLASSDLDVVLTYQHNRNEPLARLNKSKNVNSLELSVDEFGLKFRATLNNSTVSNDTYERVKSGDLFECSFVFTVSKDNERWVTEGEDTVRYISEVSGLYDVSVVVDGAYANTDLEVAERSYNEFTKVEEPKIFDTYYDAFKIEILKLK, encoded by the coding sequence ATGAAGGAAAAGAGAATATTATTTAAGGCAACAGAAAGCGAAAATACCAGAGCATCAACAGATGAATCTGGTAATAAAATAATTGAGGGTTACGCTTCAGTGTTTAACCAGCGTTCTAAATTGCTATTTGAAAACGGCAAAATCTTTTATGAAGTAATTGAGCGTTCTGCATTTGATAGCGTTCTAGCTTCTTCTGATTTAGATGTAGTGTTGACATACCAGCATAACAGGAATGAACCTTTGGCACGTTTGAATAAAAGCAAAAACGTTAATTCACTTGAATTGTCAGTAGATGAATTCGGTTTGAAATTCAGAGCAACATTAAATAACTCAACTGTTAGTAATGACACTTATGAAAGGGTTAAATCTGGTGACTTGTTTGAATGTTCTTTTGTTTTTACGGTATCAAAAGACAATGAAAGATGGGTAACTGAGGGCGAAGATACAGTTAGGTATATCAGTGAGGTTTCAGGTTTATATGATGTTTCGGTTGTGGTTGATGGTGCTTATGCTAACACTGATTTAGAGGTAGCTGAAAGAAGTTATAATGAATTTACCAAAGTAGAAGAGCCTAAAATATTTGATACTTATTACGATGCATTTAAAATTGAAATATTAAAATTAAAATAA
- a CDS encoding NUMOD4 domain-containing protein gives MEEWKEINQYPNYEISNRGEVRSKNYSRTGKTKVLKPTRNKSTGYLYISLSSGGKYKTFNIHRLLAITFLNNKNNLPFVNHKNGIKTDNRIENLEWCTPKQNMVHAWENGLINSDHCIKPIEVYSYLTNKLISVEISQSHTARKYNLNKGNIYSVLKGKANQTKGYYFKYNQ, from the coding sequence ATGGAAGAATGGAAAGAAATCAATCAATACCCTAATTATGAAATATCTAATAGAGGTGAAGTAAGAAGTAAAAATTACAGTAGAACTGGTAAAACAAAAGTTTTAAAGCCAACAAGAAACAAATCAACGGGCTATTTATATATCTCGCTTAGTAGTGGTGGCAAATACAAAACATTTAATATCCACAGGTTATTAGCAATCACATTTTTAAATAACAAAAATAATTTGCCGTTTGTAAATCATAAAAATGGAATAAAGACTGATAACAGAATTGAAAACTTAGAATGGTGTACACCAAAGCAAAATATGGTTCACGCATGGGAAAATGGCTTGATAAATAGCGACCATTGCATTAAACCTATAGAAGTTTATTCCTATTTAACTAATAAATTAATTTCAGTAGAAATAAGCCAATCACATACAGCAAGAAAGTATAATTTAAATAAAGGAAATATCTATTCAGTTTTAAAAGGAAAAGCAAATCAAACTAAAGGATATTATTTTAAATACAATCAATAA
- a CDS encoding LamG-like jellyroll fold domain-containing protein: MQLIRRKKFNFYSAKTLQNLIIVNKYALFDDVNDYLNITSEDRDKLYSLINDTVTIEFRMRNAYGTGTDSGAVMGIRGSSSNEFLIWLGNYTSNVSSEWLTVSCSNTSSSSNTSALMCARPSYITHTTWVHIAIVMSPNYWKIYIDGVEATYANQTTFNGLKQGTFKDFGILGATAIGQRSNDTGWYGGGLSDFRIWNTERTLPEINAFRTKSITTPTTGLIMNLLLNGDGNDNSGNSINATPTNGVAFPYKTKTAASFDGVNDYIPIDNVTSLLNTTNSQTIEFWIRPKASSVRVIAGFKNANNIYLLITFADWTSAIQGESISIRSDDIVVGVTSTTVSQMVNVWSHAAIVLKNNEWLFYINGVLQTTGNSNNDLTRGNLSSNVPNLNTGVIGTRLPNFANHFIGDIHDFRIWNTERTQAQIVDNMNITITTPQENLVVNYTLDNTFDDLSGNNFHTVGMNGISFIERD; this comes from the coding sequence ATGCAGTTAATAAGGAGAAAGAAGTTTAATTTTTATTCAGCAAAGACATTACAGAATTTAATCATCGTAAATAAATATGCACTTTTTGACGATGTTAATGATTATCTAAATATCACATCAGAAGATAGAGATAAACTATACTCATTAATCAATGACACTGTTACCATCGAGTTCAGGATGCGCAACGCTTACGGTACTGGTACTGACAGCGGGGCGGTAATGGGAATCAGAGGTAGTTCTTCTAATGAATTCTTGATTTGGTTAGGAAATTACACAAGCAACGTATCTAGTGAATGGTTGACAGTTAGTTGTTCTAACACAAGCAGTAGCAGCAACACGTCAGCCTTGATGTGTGCCAGACCATCGTATATCACACATACTACTTGGGTACACATTGCAATAGTAATGTCACCTAATTACTGGAAAATATATATTGATGGTGTTGAGGCTACCTATGCAAACCAGACTACTTTTAACGGCCTAAAACAAGGAACATTCAAGGATTTCGGGATTCTAGGTGCTACTGCTATTGGTCAGAGGTCAAACGACACAGGCTGGTATGGTGGTGGTTTAAGCGATTTTAGAATATGGAATACAGAAAGGACATTACCAGAGATTAATGCATTCAGAACTAAGTCTATAACAACCCCAACGACAGGTTTAATAATGAATTTATTGTTAAATGGTGATGGTAATGACAATTCTGGTAATTCAATCAATGCAACTCCCACTAATGGTGTAGCATTTCCATATAAAACCAAAACGGCAGCAAGTTTTGACGGTGTAAATGATTACATACCTATAGACAATGTAACATCTTTGTTAAATACGACAAACAGTCAAACTATTGAATTCTGGATTAGACCTAAAGCATCTAGTGTGCGTGTGATTGCAGGATTCAAAAACGCAAATAATATATACTTATTAATCACGTTTGCTGACTGGACTTCTGCAATCCAAGGTGAATCAATAAGCATTAGAAGTGATGATATAGTTGTAGGTGTCACTAGCACAACTGTTTCACAGATGGTGAATGTATGGAGCCACGCAGCGATAGTGTTAAAAAACAATGAATGGTTGTTTTATATAAATGGCGTATTGCAAACTACTGGAAACAGTAATAACGATTTAACAAGAGGGAATTTAAGTAGCAACGTGCCTAACTTAAATACAGGTGTGATAGGTACGAGATTGCCAAATTTTGCAAATCATTTCATAGGTGACATTCACGATTTCAGAATATGGAATACAGAAAGAACACAAGCGCAGATAGTCGATAATATGAATATTACAATTACAACACCACAGGAAAATCTTGTGGTTAATTATACATTAGATAATACATTTGATGATTTATCAGGCAACAACTTTCACACTGTTGGCATGAATGGTATATCATTCATAGAAAGAGATTAA
- a CDS encoding head-tail adaptor protein — protein sequence MLSHKLKHKIEIWETVKVKDSIGATTTTSNYIDSVYSDAVIEAGTVATNEDRVLFTTKGTFIVRNYPTITYNHYIKFNSDVFKIISIQDLLDGTGRKITAFKND from the coding sequence ATGTTAAGCCATAAACTAAAACACAAAATAGAGATTTGGGAAACTGTCAAGGTTAAAGATAGTATTGGTGCCACTACAACTACATCAAATTATATTGATAGTGTCTATTCAGATGCTGTCATTGAAGCTGGTACGGTTGCTACAAATGAAGACAGGGTGTTGTTCACCACCAAGGGTACATTCATAGTAAGGAATTACCCAACCATCACATATAACCATTACATCAAATTTAATTCAGATGTATTTAAAATAATCAGTATTCAGGATTTATTAGACGGTACTGGCAGGAAAATAACGGCCTTCAAAAATGATTAA
- a CDS encoding phage portal protein has protein sequence MGILQNLFTKATNNITVFHPEMLMGDSNANYSGEYISTLVTCQKVIAQQLAKLPLEVYLKDTEKGKVKHKQHKLYKLLHSAPNAYTTSYNFIQMMLMQMLDTGNAFAKILRDSKGNVISLEIIPNSEIKGYKITGNNLYYYRLKDGNKNGETLHNDDVIHLRFISSIGVMGINPVEVIYQELNNIWHGRTTLNSTYKNNLNIDKYISSDILNFGTKGVQEAVDNIKKEYSGSLNTRKVPVLPAGFKVNSITGGSIQDAQILESMHFSKRDISALYGVPLHFLNADGGSYASLEQNNLAFKTNTLAPISRMIKQELENKLLSDMEIDAGVSIEFNFNGNMESDMATRVNYFKSMQSMGAITANEIATLEGFETFEGGDKHYLQAQYIAVEDQNTTQENEGKENII, from the coding sequence TCTCTACGCTGGTGACTTGTCAAAAGGTTATAGCGCAGCAATTAGCTAAACTACCTTTAGAGGTATACTTAAAGGACACTGAGAAAGGCAAGGTTAAACACAAACAACACAAGCTATATAAACTCCTGCATTCAGCACCAAACGCCTACACAACGTCCTATAATTTCATTCAAATGATGTTAATGCAGATGCTAGATACTGGCAATGCATTTGCAAAGATTTTGAGGGATTCAAAAGGCAATGTTATTAGTTTAGAAATCATTCCTAACAGTGAGATTAAAGGATATAAGATTACAGGTAACAACCTCTATTACTACAGGTTGAAGGATGGTAATAAAAATGGTGAAACTCTACATAATGATGACGTGATACACCTCAGATTCATTTCATCAATTGGTGTCATGGGCATTAACCCCGTTGAGGTTATCTATCAGGAATTGAATAACATTTGGCATGGCAGAACAACGCTAAATTCAACCTATAAAAACAATTTGAATATTGATAAATACATCTCTTCAGACATTTTGAATTTCGGTACTAAAGGAGTTCAAGAAGCTGTTGACAATATCAAGAAAGAATATTCTGGTTCATTGAATACACGCAAGGTTCCAGTATTACCAGCAGGTTTTAAAGTCAATTCAATCACTGGTGGTTCAATCCAAGATGCCCAGATACTAGAATCAATGCACTTTAGCAAACGTGATATTTCGGCTCTCTACGGGGTGCCTCTACACTTCCTGAATGCAGATGGTGGTTCTTATGCATCCTTAGAACAAAACAACCTAGCGTTTAAAACTAACACCCTTGCCCCTATTTCAAGAATGATTAAACAGGAATTAGAGAATAAGTTGTTATCTGATATGGAAATTGATGCAGGTGTATCTATTGAATTTAATTTCAATGGCAACATGGAATCTGACATGGCTACAAGAGTCAATTATTTCAAATCAATGCAATCAATGGGCGCAATCACTGCAAATGAGATAGCAACATTAGAAGGCTTTGAAACTTTTGAGGGTGGTGACAAGCATTATCTACAGGCGCAATATATAGCGGTAGAAGACCAAAATACAACACAAGAAAATGAAGGAAAAGAGAATATTATTTAA
- a CDS encoding phage major capsid protein, with protein MKRITELKNQRNSTIEKMKAITTLAETEGRMKTELELRDWNTAKELVEALKVEIETLEAEQELNKEEVKKEVEAEVKEEGRSFDALKALRDVLEGRSNVSKFNIPELRSYTKASHADHYDKVTNFTSVSEGGILEKLGVTMYPNSKANIGLVFSKSTGAAFYAEGAAVADSAKDLKYATLSARRVQGSMTFSREYLAQTATNAEFLMQVENAIGWAISGELANQVINDATLTLAGRASGATKTTLTYEDAMLLQGSVDIEDFTNARFVAGKSLYYGMKTLKKDAGSGLFLAENSMVDGVPVVNAGSKLSANKLIFGDFKHAHVATFGDGVEILVDPYSLASTGQVKITYTVMADAKVNPYAFRSIQNVL; from the coding sequence ATGAAAAGAATTACAGAACTAAAAAATCAAAGAAACTCTACAATTGAAAAAATGAAAGCTATTACTACCCTCGCAGAAACAGAAGGTAGAATGAAGACTGAATTGGAATTGAGAGACTGGAATACTGCTAAAGAATTAGTAGAAGCTTTGAAAGTTGAAATTGAAACTTTGGAAGCTGAACAAGAATTGAATAAAGAAGAAGTAAAAAAAGAGGTTGAGGCTGAAGTGAAAGAAGAAGGTAGAAGTTTTGACGCTCTTAAAGCTTTGAGAGATGTTCTTGAAGGTAGAAGCAATGTAAGTAAATTCAATATCCCTGAACTTAGAAGCTACACCAAGGCTAGCCATGCAGACCATTATGATAAGGTAACCAATTTTACTTCAGTTAGTGAGGGTGGAATCCTTGAAAAATTGGGCGTAACCATGTACCCTAACTCTAAGGCCAATATTGGTTTGGTATTCTCTAAATCGACAGGTGCGGCATTTTATGCCGAGGGTGCAGCAGTTGCAGATTCTGCTAAAGACTTGAAATATGCTACGCTATCTGCTAGACGTGTTCAAGGCTCCATGACATTTTCAAGAGAGTATCTTGCCCAGACAGCTACCAACGCTGAGTTCCTTATGCAAGTTGAAAACGCTATTGGTTGGGCTATCTCTGGTGAATTGGCTAACCAAGTTATCAATGATGCTACTTTGACTTTGGCAGGTAGAGCCTCAGGAGCTACCAAGACTACATTGACTTATGAAGATGCTATGTTGCTTCAAGGTTCAGTAGATATTGAAGATTTCACTAATGCTAGGTTTGTTGCTGGAAAGTCTCTTTACTACGGCATGAAGACACTTAAGAAAGATGCTGGTTCAGGATTGTTCCTAGCTGAAAACTCAATGGTTGACGGTGTGCCAGTGGTGAACGCAGGTTCTAAATTGAGTGCTAACAAATTAATCTTTGGTGACTTCAAACATGCACACGTTGCAACCTTCGGTGACGGTGTTGAAATCCTAGTTGACCCTTATTCTTTGGCCTCAACAGGACAGGTTAAAATTACTTACACTGTTATGGCAGATGCTAAAGTAAATCCTTACGCTTTCCGTTCAATTCAGAACGTCCTTTAG
- a CDS encoding head-tail connector protein yields the protein MKTIVKNIEHLHITLNEIKQHLRISPNYTDEDTQLITLLNVATSEAESFIDNNIAFKELESKIKNFESSEIEIEQGNLKEVVSIMADNIAITDYELDINEFNFNISFSGNITASELVITYKAGTNETSKVHAINQAILIRIADRYEVTRSSYHTAGYNTNTAFESLLMPYRKILMF from the coding sequence TTGAAAACTATAGTTAAAAATATTGAGCATTTGCATATAACATTAAATGAGATTAAACAGCATTTAAGGATTAGCCCTAACTACACAGACGAAGACACGCAGTTAATTACACTGTTGAATGTAGCTACTTCTGAAGCTGAATCATTCATTGATAATAATATTGCATTCAAGGAATTGGAAAGTAAAATAAAGAACTTTGAATCTAGCGAAATTGAGATTGAGCAAGGTAATTTAAAAGAGGTGGTATCAATCATGGCAGATAATATAGCCATTACTGATTATGAATTAGATATCAATGAATTTAATTTCAACATTTCATTTAGTGGCAATATCACAGCTTCTGAGTTGGTAATTACCTATAAAGCTGGAACTAATGAGACATCAAAAGTACATGCTATCAATCAAGCTATTTTAATACGCATAGCGGATAGATACGAGGTAACAAGGAGTTCATACCACACCGCAGGATATAACACCAACACGGCCTTTGAATCGCTTCTAATGCCCTACCGCAAAATATTAATGTTCTAA
- a CDS encoding HK97-gp10 family putative phage morphogenesis protein, producing the protein MIKMDFTGASDIEKILDNLPLKMQAKILKAINVEGAKIVQKEIIRSAPSGSEIPESIILVGDKENTTGVYVTPDGRTAYYVRWLEYGTVKRQTDKKFNRGVMNPQPFVKSAIDRSTPQALEYITKNYAELVNKYLTKEVKTINRKNKKNGL; encoded by the coding sequence ATGATTAAAATGGATTTTACAGGTGCATCTGATATTGAAAAGATATTGGACAACCTACCCTTGAAGATGCAAGCCAAAATATTGAAGGCTATTAATGTTGAGGGTGCAAAGATTGTGCAAAAGGAGATAATCAGGAGCGCACCTTCTGGCAGTGAGATTCCAGAGTCAATTATACTGGTAGGTGACAAAGAGAACACAACGGGTGTGTATGTTACCCCAGATGGACGCACTGCATATTATGTTAGGTGGCTGGAATATGGCACTGTAAAGAGACAGACAGACAAGAAATTTAATAGGGGTGTCATGAACCCTCAACCATTTGTAAAATCTGCCATTGACAGGAGTACACCACAGGCACTTGAATATATAACAAAGAATTACGCTGAATTGGTGAATAAATATCTAACCAAGGAAGTCAAAACAATAAACCGTAAGAATAAAAAGAATGGACTGTGA
- a CDS encoding phage tail tube protein: protein MPLNEIQSKELAIEYNGKIIARATSFSLEISREEIDVTTLDSGGWSKKIGGMKNWSASTDALVLRGTEAGKTEFHELFTSMVGSDNPVSLILSSDVTGDKCYRGNALITSLSQSGSLGEVMTYSVSFSGSDELIQETVPAPLP from the coding sequence ATGCCTTTAAATGAAATACAAAGCAAAGAATTAGCAATTGAATACAACGGTAAAATAATTGCAAGAGCAACATCATTTTCGTTAGAAATTAGCAGAGAAGAAATTGACGTGACTACCCTTGATTCTGGTGGATGGTCTAAAAAAATCGGTGGAATGAAAAACTGGTCGGCATCTACTGATGCACTGGTATTGAGAGGTACTGAAGCTGGTAAAACTGAATTCCATGAACTCTTTACCTCAATGGTAGGCTCTGACAATCCAGTGTCTTTAATTCTGTCTTCAGATGTAACTGGTGACAAGTGTTATAGAGGTAATGCCTTGATAACATCATTATCACAATCTGGGAGTTTAGGCGAAGTAATGACCTATTCAGTGTCTTTCTCTGGTTCAGATGAACTAATCCAAGAAACAGTACCAGCCCCGTTACCATAA
- a CDS encoding methyl-accepting chemotaxis protein, whose amino-acid sequence MSYNIKYKVEYNTKTNKNIKVNILKKDYTGDVTNIEYINSSISLKYKPSEDAVIGSELSFSFIVKDKAPFLDLIQSNYKDYKAQYYIDGVLFWSGYLVIDNITTSYYDYQYTINLSFADALAELDRYKVTNNEGGEISGRYTLLSWIKNSIKYTDLELDFAIINNTKEVDLMVGVNDNALALASLSSKRFKDVKDGKIEITDAKTVINEILKAFNCKLFQANNKIYIVNELETDSPVHYYAYSDLTQQSVGVNTNSIDLSSYFFDTSNELTKERPLKTATITFLNKNTQESLVENGDFSTTDLSFFTFTGIETAINQGALDILINQPFGSTVKGTITTGLMDVASRSANDIIKLSFDGRLQAIDYDGTNVTRPITNVTFELRVFKNGVEFWYTTLMMQLGTWVNYTYDIPYTEGGDYHVTLTNRTASPTPFYSIEFRMDNLSFIPVFGSSGGVGDAGDVITYDEQFSATNTPSTAIDLDESLEVMVGDGLQKNDISNLYVGNELTARWNTFNRTENLRLQQLVPVNLLRLKQGYRNRLRLTVIANNFLVFDYNTQILFDGKRYKITDYSVTYSTIHFTYSLTLLELFTEDVFWDLTGYNLTSVNGEKAASEIAVTETDPTVGGHIKNITIEDINKWNDRIKTDYELPEASDTVLGGVKVGENLSITDGVLSVDPELVSAVNTATDVSYNNQIVIGEIVTTVNNTAILASNLEIDMGNVITEVTVLGNQISGIDNRVNELNVYIDSVASNSDVISTELSEVVNTVDGISNSISDTVTTVNNLNYTVDSLVSNVDIISTDITEIVNTVDGIGNDLSDINTNVNNLAFTVDVIAQDVADLKANGGGGTGGSDYVLPKATNLTLGGVVVGNNLTIDSNGIVNVPLATANTNGLMQDNDKFKLDRFQFPNEVFSDLKIDGKSLDFLANGIKRVEPDPVAIGRGYNIITGNDSVWSISWAHLSNDIGSLQTGLNSLVNTVDGIANDVADLKANSGTGGGGTVSNKYSFADIGTNFISQLYAQGTSISILSINGQSIASGSLSTTNTFAAGANAEVVLGKYVKVTANNNGIFGVALNPANVYTYRQNFKGLFRFALTQALSNSFVNIGFSNNQNILNTGYTTGDILFRCQHPNSTGWTFLAGDETGTKETAVLDQNGVPMVVNHSLAYTAYIWYNADESTVTGELQCFDMFGNVTKSQPITHSIKTWNNSMAYSDALAKYMTQYPLMKLRATDGTLPSISVKQIITSIDLPN is encoded by the coding sequence TTGAGTTACAATATTAAATACAAAGTAGAATATAACACCAAGACTAATAAGAACATTAAAGTAAATATTCTGAAGAAGGATTATACTGGCGATGTTACCAATATTGAGTATATAAATTCCAGTATTTCGCTAAAATACAAACCTTCAGAAGATGCTGTTATAGGCTCTGAATTATCATTTAGTTTTATTGTCAAGGATAAAGCACCTTTTTTAGATTTAATCCAAAGTAATTACAAAGACTACAAGGCGCAATATTATATTGACGGTGTATTGTTTTGGTCAGGCTATTTAGTGATTGACAATATCACTACTTCATATTATGATTACCAATATACTATAAATCTTTCCTTTGCAGATGCATTAGCGGAATTAGACAGGTACAAAGTAACCAATAATGAGGGTGGCGAAATTTCAGGTCGCTATACTTTACTTTCATGGATTAAGAACTCAATTAAATACACTGATTTAGAGTTAGACTTTGCTATTATTAACAACACCAAAGAGGTTGATTTGATGGTAGGTGTGAATGACAATGCATTGGCCTTGGCTTCATTGAGTTCCAAGAGGTTCAAGGATGTAAAAGATGGTAAGATTGAGATAACAGACGCTAAAACTGTTATTAATGAAATACTGAAGGCGTTTAACTGCAAATTGTTTCAGGCGAATAATAAAATCTATATAGTAAATGAATTAGAGACTGATTCACCAGTGCATTACTATGCCTATTCTGACCTTACCCAACAGAGCGTGGGAGTTAACACCAATTCAATTGACTTATCTTCTTACTTTTTCGATACATCAAACGAATTAACCAAAGAACGCCCACTGAAAACGGCTACCATTACTTTCTTGAATAAGAACACGCAGGAATCACTGGTGGAAAACGGTGATTTCTCTACAACTGATTTATCATTCTTTACTTTCACTGGTATTGAGACAGCTATTAACCAAGGCGCACTAGATATTCTTATTAACCAGCCTTTTGGTTCCACTGTAAAAGGCACAATTACCACTGGTTTAATGGACGTTGCCAGCAGAAGTGCGAATGATATAATTAAATTATCGTTTGACGGTAGGTTGCAGGCTATAGATTACGATGGAACCAATGTAACAAGACCAATAACCAACGTAACGTTTGAGTTGAGGGTGTTTAAAAACGGGGTTGAGTTCTGGTACACTACTCTAATGATGCAATTGGGTACATGGGTTAATTATACCTATGATATACCCTATACTGAGGGTGGTGACTATCATGTTACTTTGACAAATAGAACGGCATCCCCTACCCCTTTCTACTCTATTGAATTCAGGATGGATAATCTATCTTTTATACCTGTTTTCGGCTCTTCTGGTGGCGTTGGTGACGCTGGTGACGTAATTACCTATGATGAACAATTCAGTGCAACCAACACCCCTTCAACGGCAATTGATTTAGATGAATCTTTAGAGGTTATGGTTGGTGACGGATTGCAGAAAAATGACATCTCAAACCTGTACGTTGGGAATGAATTAACGGCACGTTGGAACACCTTTAACAGGACAGAGAATCTACGTCTTCAGCAGTTAGTACCAGTGAATCTATTGAGACTGAAGCAGGGGTATAGGAACAGGTTGAGACTTACGGTAATTGCCAATAATTTCTTGGTTTTTGATTATAATACTCAGATTTTATTTGATGGTAAGAGGTATAAAATAACAGATTATTCTGTCACCTATTCTACAATCCATTTTACATACTCTTTAACTCTATTAGAGTTATTTACTGAAGATGTATTTTGGGATTTGACAGGGTACAACCTTACGTCTGTAAACGGTGAAAAAGCAGCATCTGAGATTGCAGTTACTGAGACTGACCCAACGGTGGGCGGTCACATTAAGAACATCACTATTGAAGATATCAATAAATGGAATGACAGGATTAAAACTGATTATGAATTGCCAGAGGCATCTGATACGGTGTTGGGTGGTGTTAAAGTCGGGGAAAATCTAAGTATTACAGATGGGGTTTTGAGTGTTGACCCTGAATTGGTCAGTGCTGTGAATACTGCTACAGACGTATCATATAATAACCAAATTGTAATTGGCGAAATAGTTACAACAGTGAATAATACGGCTATCCTTGCCTCTAATTTAGAGATTGACATGGGTAATGTTATTACTGAAGTAACTGTGTTAGGTAACCAAATTTCAGGTATTGACAACCGTGTAAATGAGTTGAATGTTTATATTGACAGTGTAGCCAGTAATTCAGATGTAATTAGTACTGAATTATCAGAAGTAGTTAACACAGTAGACGGTATATCCAACAGTATATCAGATACCGTTACAACTGTCAATAATTTAAATTACACTGTTGATTCTCTAGTAAGCAATGTTGATATTATTTCTACTGATATAACAGAAATAGTTAATACAGTAGATGGTATTGGAAATGACCTATCTGACATTAATACTAATGTAAACAATTTGGCTTTTACTGTTGATGTTATAGCCCAAGATGTTGCAGATTTAAAAGCTAATGGCGGTGGTGGTACTGGTGGTAGTGACTATGTATTGCCGAAAGCTACCAACCTGACATTGGGCGGTGTTGTGGTGGGTAATAACCTAACAATTGATTCTAATGGTATTGTTAATGTTCCCTTGGCAACTGCCAATACTAACGGATTAATGCAGGATAATGATAAATTTAAACTAGACCGTTTCCAGTTTCCTAACGAAGTATTCTCAGATTTAAAGATTGACGGTAAATCACTGGATTTTCTTGCAAACGGAATTAAAAGAGTAGAACCAGACCCCGTGGCAATCGGGAGAGGGTACAACATCATTACTGGAAATGATTCGGTTTGGTCTATCTCATGGGCGCATTTATCTAATGATATTGGCAGTTTGCAAACAGGTTTAAATAGCTTGGTTAATACTGTTGATGGTATAGCGAATGATGTAGCGGATTTAAAGGCTAATAGTGGTACTGGTGGTGGTGGAACTGTCTCTAATAAGTATTCATTTGCTGACATAGGAACTAACTTTATTTCACAGCTATACGCACAGGGTACAAGTATTTCAATCCTGTCAATTAACGGGCAAAGTATTGCATCAGGCTCCCTTAGCACTACTAACACCTTTGCGGCTGGTGCCAATGCTGAAGTGGTATTGGGTAAATATGTGAAGGTGACAGCGAACAATAATGGGATATTTGGTGTGGCACTAAATCCCGCCAACGTTTACACGTACCGTCAGAATTTTAAAGGCTTGTTCCGTTTTGCTCTGACACAGGCATTGTCTAACAGTTTCGTCAATATTGGGTTCTCAAATAACCAAAATATTTTGAACACAGGTTATACCACTGGTGACATACTTTTCAGGTGCCAACACCCCAACAGTACAGGATGGACGTTTCTTGCTGGTGACGAGACAGGAACAAAAGAGACAGCAGTACTAGACCAAAACGGTGTGCCTATGGTTGTTAACCACAGTTTGGCCTACACTGCCTACATCTGGTACAATGCAGATGAATCTACGGTGACAGGTGAATTGCAGTGCTTTGACATGTTCGGAAACGTGACGAAATCACAGCCAATTACCCACAGCATAAAGACTTGGAACAATTCAATGGCATATTCTGATGCATTGGCTAAATATATGACACAGTACCCATTGATGAAATTAAGGGCCACTGACGGTACATTGCCAAGCATCTCAGTAAAGCAGATAATAACAAGTATTGATTTACCTAATTGA